ggctcaagtttggcttaggacagcccaggtgggcggttagttatttctgatttgttattgactagcacatgcccgtgtaatgtgggtatgcacaatttttgGTGCTAGAACAAGCAAGATGGAaatttttgaaattcacaagggtcacacagccaccAAGCATCTCACGGGCGATTccaattcagatcttcttgattccatctGTGTGTCCCTTCCAGGGGTTCAGATGAAAGCCCAAAGGTTTCCCACCCACTCTTCATAGCGCAACAGGGCTTAGACCTCATTTTAgatgaataagaaaaatgaaatgtgaaTAAAAGACTATTAAACTAGACTAGCTTGACCCATGTGAGGGTCCCAGAAGGGGCATCCTGCCCACCACAACTGGGGCAATTAGTGTCAGGGACAGAATTTGAACCAGGGACAGAGGAGGTCCAGCACAGTGGGCTTGATTCCTGTTGTATCATGCTGGTTTCCAAACATATAACACACATGGACATGGGGACGTGTGTGTTGGGACTCTAGCCATCACCTGGGGTCATGGAGTTTCACCTGGAAGGGATGCTGGATGTCACCCAGGCTGACTCCTATGTTTCATAGATGAACACACTGAGGACCCAGAAGAGACAGCCGTGTCAGagacagaatctgaacccagggcctctgaaAGAATCCCACATGGGAAAAAGCAGGGAGGGGAATGCCTGACCTTCAGGACCACCAGccacctcctttcctccctcagcAGAGGGTATCAGAGGGGATCCAGGATCATCCACTTCCTGTGTGACTGTGTCTGGGAGGGCTGAGAGAGGAGGGAATGAGGGGGCAGACAGGAGAGGATAGGGAAGGGGTCTGGACCTTTCCTGCCTAGAAATCATTGAGGAGATCTTTCCTCATACCCAGGCCAGAGGTAAGGAAAATACAAACAGCACAGTTACAGCCATCCCAAAGTAAGACATTTCCTGTGCTCAGCAGCTGAACTTCCAGAGATGAGTGGCATCCATGGAGCTTTGGGTGGGAAAAGTTTTTGGTCAagagattgggggaggggggagctcaAGGCAGAGACTGACATCTCTCATCAGGACCAGAAAGAAGGTGGTTTGTTCTTAGTTGTGAGctgaaatagagaaaagagagaaagggctAGGAGGGCAAAGGAAGCCCAAACCAGTACTGGGCTGGGGAGGTTGAGTGGCAGAAAGGTTCTGAAAGTGGTGAATGAAGTGATGGTTCCTGAGACTTTCCTGCACCAGTGACTTCAGAGATGTGGACACTAGGGACTACTGCAGTCTCAGGGAGCCAAGGCTGTGGGTAGGACTTCTCTGGAGTACTTATCTGCCTAGTTATGATTAAATTAAGACATTTTGATCTCTGGCTAAAACCCattggagaagggaggagggagagagagaaagatagacataaagtcaagagacagagaaagatgaagatcagaggcagaaaaagagaaaaagacaagagAGATAAAGTACAGAAATAGAGAGATTAAGGAGTTGGggcagagagatagacagaaagtTCTTACTACTTGGAAATTCCGAATACAAGTTTCAGAATGTACTGAGGCAACTAGTTCCCCTTATTTTTGGAATGGAAACAGGGTGTTAGGAAGGCAGTTAGGAGGCTCAGGGTTTGAGTCAGGTTTACaagttggaggtcctgggttcaaatctgccctcaaacacttcctagttcgGTTATCCTGGGCAAAGTACTGAAATCCCATTGTCTAATCATCATTCTTCTCTCTTGCAACCACTACCTAgaaatgattctaaaatggaaggtaagggtatggaaaacaaaacaaacaggtaAATCAAGATGTTATGTCAAATTAACTCAGTTGGCCAACTTTTTAGTcaaacaaaaatgggaaaattaatgGAATTGGGAAAGATCTTAGGATCTATTCACAATGGAAAGGACCATGTTCCTTTCCCCTCCATTAAAAAAGAGTATGAGTCAATTTTGTAACATCTGCCCAACTTGTATTATATGTGCTAAATACATTTTCAAACTTCTTAAACAGCACCATAGGTGCCTCAACAAAGGCAGTTTTCTCAAtgaatctctcaatatcttgTGGAGAATAAGGTGTAGGATATCTAATATTGACTAATGATCTCATTTATAATAAATGAGAACATCCCTGGGGGAAAAGGACCCTATTGGACTTGTCTGTGGTTCCTAGTGCATGGCTCATTGTTTTGGTGGAGACTGAGCACAATGTTGGGGTGTggcaggggaagggggaggagaggtaGTGAGTTTCAGGGGGAGGAGGGGctggacaggggagggagagggagaaaaaccatgtggagggaaaaggagaaggaaggtgttgagggagaagaggaggggaaagataGGCAAGGCACAAGTTAGCCTGTGatgggagacagagagatggtaTCAAAGACAGGTTAGGAGATGAGAGGGGCATGTTAGAGGGAGGTGCCAAAGGAGTCAGGTTGGCCTGGATCAAGAGTGGCATCATGGCAGGTGAAGTGGgtcaggctttttttttcccccttcattttttcatatttaatggAGAGGTTATTGGTAGTAATCAGTTTGGTTGTACCATCGAAGGTGAGACGATCAGAGCAACAAGCTGGAATATTCTCTGGAATCCTTGCTGCAGATGGCTGGTTTCAATTCTCTTAGAATTTTAATGTGAAAAGAGCCAAAGTGGGGCCAGGTAGGAGACTTCATGTCCAGGCTTCATACAGCCTCTGTTTTCCTGCTGACATCCAGTGGTCCCTGGGAAATCCTGGTTCATCCAAATCAAATAGTAGTTTATACAATGGCAAATTCTGGGAGACTCAGCTGGATTTCTTCAGTCATATTCATCATAATCGGGGATTATTAGTTAATTATCAGTTCAGAAGCTACTATTTTTGTGCCCCAAATTTCGAAAAATCCATAGTCTTTCTTCTGTTTGGGGTCAGGCAATGGCTTCTGGGGCTGGGGAAGAGAAATCCTAACGTAGCAGGGTGAACAGGGAAGTTGGCTATAGCCCCGATAGGAGGTATGTGGTATTGTGCCTAGGGTCAAGCAGTGAAATATATGTaatcaaataattaaagaatTCCAAAACATTTAcagaactaataaaaaatgtaGACACAacttctttcaatttattttaaaagtcaacaAAGCTAGACTTTGGTGTTACAGTTCAATAGGAGATCAATGTAAGGCAATAAATTCTGAAATGATGAACTACTAAATTGGTGAGCCAAATTAATTTTGtgtatttattactttattttgtttgattttagctaattttataatttttatttgaattatgttttagtattttatttttaccttatttgTTATTAAATTGTCTGCATGTTTACTTTAAGTCAGCAGGTGGTAGTGTACTGGCTTGTGGGGTGCTAAGGAAGGAAGCAGGCTGTCCCAGGAACAGGGGCAATATTGGGGAGAATAGCCTATACTGAGGATGCCAGGGTAGCAGGCAAGCAGTGGTCTCCTGGCTGCCCCTTGTGTCTTGGGGCctcagaaaaaaggggaaaagaggagagatgtGTTATTTTCCTGGTTGCTCCATTTAGCTGGCTTTCTGTTTCTGCCATCAGGACCCCATAGGAATGCTCACAGGAAAGTCCAGTAAGCAACAAAACCataagagaaaaaagcaaaatctCTTGCCTTggtttatcaaactttttctccTCCCACTAACACATCAAGTCTCAGGAGCCAAGTGTGGCTTTCACAATTTCATTTGGGCCTCCCAGAGGGGCACTCCAGGGTGCAGTGCAAGGGATATCCACCTTAACCACTGTCTCCTGTTTTCTTGACTCTGTTGCCTTTTTCCCCCTGCCATTCTATCCTCATGACCCAATCCATTCCATGATTTCCTTCACGTATTCTGAATCTGAATTTTTAAACAGAGGTTTTAGCCACATAAAGAGTGAATTGAAGGTGTATTTTTATGTACATAAAAAGACGCTGGGGAGGGGGATTTCTCTCCTCTTCATAAGGAGAGATTAGTATCTCCTTTCTGACAGTCACCAGACTTTCACAActtttctataggaagttgccaatcaaagattactaataataattaatacatGTTGGAGAATAAACCATGCTTTTATTCCATACAATAAGGTTTCTCTCCCATCTGGATTGTCTGATATCTGGAAAGAGATTCCATGTCTTTCCACGTTTACATTtataaagtttctctccagtgtggattgtCTGATGACTGGCAAAATTGCTCCTTAGTGTGAAAGTCTTTATGGttttacattcataaagtttctcttCATCGTGGATGCTATGATGCTTAGCAAGAGATCCCCTACATGGAAAAGTCTTTCCACAGTATTTACATTCATAAAGTTTTGCTCCAGTGTGGGTTCTCTAATGTTTAGCAAGATAGCCCCTCTCTGTAAAACCCTTTCCACagtttacatttataaggtttagGAGGTTTCTCTCAAGTGTGGACACTGATGTGTAGTCAGAGAGGTCTCctgtgtgaaagtctttccacagtgttgacattcataagatttctctccagtgtggattctctgatgtgcaataAGATGGCCCCTCTGTGTAAAATTCTTTCCACAGTGTTGACAcccataaggtttctctccagtgtgaattctctgatgtgaaACAAGATTGCTCCTgtgtgtaaaagcctttccacagtgtttacattcataaggtttctctccagtatggatgctctgatgtttagcaagagaTCCCTTTTctataaaagcctttccacagtgtttacattcataaggtttctctccagtgtggattctctgatgtgtagcaagaCTGCTCCTctgtgtaaaagcctttccacattgttgacATTCATAAAgattctctccagtgtggatgctctgatgtgTAATGAGATGGCTTCTCTTTGTGAAAGCCTTTTCACAGTATAGACatacataaggtttctctccagtgtggtttctctgatgtgtagcaagaCTGCTCCTctgtgtaaaagcctttccacattgttgacatttataaggtttctctccaatgtggatgctctgatgtttagcaagagaTCCCTTTTctataaaagcctttccacagtgtttacattcataaggtttctctccaatgtggattctctgatgtgtagcaagaCTGCTCCTctgtgtaaaagcctttccacattgttgacattcataaggtttctctccagtgtggatgctctgatgtCTAATGAGATGGCTTCTCTTTGTGAAAGCCTTTTCACAGTGTAGACatgcataaggtttctctccagtgtggattttgTGATGTGTAGCAAGACTGCTCCTttgtgtaaaagcctttccacattgttgacattcataaggtttctctccagtgtggatgctctgatgtgAAATGAGATTGCTTCTctgtgtaaaagcctttccacattgttgacatttaaaaggtttctctccagtgtggattttctgatgtgtAATAAGATTgctcctctgtgtgaaagcccttccacaatgtttacattcatgaggtttctctctagtgtggattctctgatgtgcagcaagctTAAATTTCTGACTGAAACATCTCCCACCTTTATTATTCACAGAAACCATCTCAACAGGATTAATTTTTGGATGTCTAATAGAGTCTAAACTGCAGCCAAAGTCCATTCCTCCTGTGTTACCTTGATACACAAGCATTTCATGTTTCACAGGTGACTGAATAAATCCTACGTCTTCAGGAAACCATTTCCTATATTTGCTATCCTGAGAACAATCATTTCCTGAACTCAATTTCATGTACTGAGTTAGGACTGAATATTGGCTGAATTTCGCTGCAGTTTCATCAATTTCACAGTGcctcttttcaattttattttctttgacagTAGAATCACAGGTTTCTCTCAAAATGAAGTCATGAGGACCCTTATTCATGCATCTTTGGGGGCCAGATCCTTCCACAAAAAGGCTCAGATTTGTACACATCACCTTCACTTCAAAATCTAccaatgaaaaaaacaaataatgatataaacacagaaggaaggacacacacacatagacacacagaaATATAAGTGCTTCCCTATGACGGCAGAAAgtaaactgatttttattctatttccccaGGCAAAAAGGCTTTTTCAAAGTGAAACAAATAGCACCAGTCTTTGGATAgaccatttatattatattatataccatatgtgcaaaatggataattttagaaagaccttcacatacaataacaataaaatctcaaaatggatacatgacacAGGCAGGTCCtatattctcaacatcctttggaattcataaaatgaggaaagaatggaggaatgACCTGACCAACTTTCTTGCAGCTAGCCTATAACTCAAACTGGGTGCCTGAGCATGCTTGGTCTGAAGTACTGCACAGTCTTTCTccattgccttttcttttctaaaaagtcATTTGTACactattcttataattttgtgaATCTCAGGTAAGCTTCCAGATATTCTGTTCTCATCATTTTGGATACACTATCACATGGTTATTCCTGGTATATTTTGTATGCTAAAAAAAACACTTCACTTTTTAACTCGCATGCaatcattttcaaaatggaatagaagttttcttttctctacagATAAAAAGATTGTATACCTTCAAGTGCAAACATActaaatatttatcttattttaaaatctaacaTGAATTATGTCACATGCTCTATACTGAGTTTAACATCTATTTCTCAGGAAATGAACACCATGCTTCAGCATTGGTGTGTAGGCCCCAAAGTGTAGTATTCCCTTCACCACAACAGATAAAAGTCTTTTTGGATACCAGCCCTTATACACCTGCTTTCAACTCACTCACCTGGAGAGGAGCTCCTTGGGCCCTTTTGCTCTAGCAGACATGGTGCTTTCCCTTGCTGAAAACAGGAGATTAAATGTTCTCTAGTTACTGGAAGTCCTGGgcataagaaagaaggaagggatcaggagagaaaaataaaaatatggtccTCTTAAAGGAAAGGGTAAGGCCAACAGAATGGTTTCTGTTAATTCACTGTTAGGACATCTGCAGGAGGGCAGAGATCTTGGAAACCATCTGTAATCAGAAAACTCCATCTTTAATTTACCTCTTCTACCTCTGGTAAAAGAAGGAAAGGCACAGTCCACATATTCCATTATCTAGAAATTAAAGGCAGCTGGTAATGAAGGGGTAAATGATTAGAACTTGGAAGttagaaaagcaaatttaatcCAGCCTCAAAGATATGGTACATGGGTGCCCCTGGGCTAGTAATTTTACCTCAGTTGGCCTCAACTATAAATTCAAGACAAGAAAAGTATCAAACTTACATGAATGTTGTGAAATAAATGATAATTATGAATTCATCTCCCCAGTAGAGGACAAAGAGTAGGTATTTTGAAAtgcttattactttcctttccattcctatcATCTGTTCTGAGATTTGAGGGAAGAATGAAAGAGGAATAAGAATGAACTCGTGAGACTAGGCAGAATGAGGGGTTCTGAGctagttttatatttaaaaataaattaacaaagaaTACCCTTATCTTACTCTCTATATATCTACTTGTGTATGCCCAATGTTTCTTGTAAAAAACATCTCAtaggatttatatttttatatactctGCTACCTACTTCTGTTTCATAGGTGAGTCCATCTCTTTTATAACTGCAGATATGATGAGTATCTCTGTATTCCCCTTTGTTTTCCTATTTTGATCCTatactttctcctttcactatctGTCCACATGGCACCCCTTTAATCACTCCCATTTCCCCTCTGTACCAACACCCTTTTTATTCTCCACCTACTTCTGTATTGGGCCGTTTAGTCACTCCCTCTattccccctcccttatattattcccctccctccacctcctttcttattctccttctacaGCTCTATAGAGGAAGATAagattctatacccaaatgaatCTGTTATTCCCCATGAGAATGTTTGACTGATTGCTGGTCACCACTCTCAATGTCCTCTCCACTATGAATGTTTTTCTTTCCAGGGCTCTTAATTTCATATACTTTACCCCATgttgcttctctcttttttttttcttctctttttcatcctttacttttttttttgcctatcttCCTTAAGACTTTAGTACCACACCCTCTAATCTACCTATACTTCTTCCATCTACTATGATAAGGAGAACAATTTTAATAGTTACAAATAAACATTATTTCAAACTTCAGCTTTTCCTTGCTGCCCCTCTCAGCTGTAGTTCTGGTTTT
This sequence is a window from Monodelphis domestica isolate mMonDom1 chromosome 3, mMonDom1.pri, whole genome shotgun sequence. Protein-coding genes within it:
- the LOC107648884 gene encoding zinc finger protein 883-like isoform X8, encoding MAPGTPRPPSQGSITFKDVALDFTQEEWCLLDHFQKELYLEVMLENVQNLLSVGLPVTREHLISCFQQGKAPCLLEQKGPRSSSPDFEVKVMCTNLSLFVEGSGPQRCMNKGPHDFILRETCDSTVKENKIEKRHCEIDETAAKFSQYSVLTQYMKLSSGNDCSQDSKYRKWFPEDVGFIQSPVKHEMLVYQGNTGGMDFGCSLDSIRHPKINPVEMVSVNNKGGRCFSQKFKLAAHQRIHTREKPHECKHCGRAFTQRSNLITHQKIHTGEKPFKCQQCGKAFTQRSNLISHQSIHTGEKPYECQQCGKAFTQRSSLATHHKIHTGEKPYACLHCEKAFTKRSHLIRHQSIHTGEKPYECQQCGKAFTQRSSLATHQRIHIGEKPYECKHCGKAFIEKGSLAKHQSIHIGEKPYKCQQCGKAFTQRSSLATHQRNHTGEKPYVCLYCEKAFTKRSHLITHQSIHTGENLYECQQCGKAFTQRSSLATHQRIHTGEKPYECKHCGKAFIEKGSLAKHQSIHTGEKPYECKHCGKAFTHRSNLVSHQRIHTGEKPYGCQHCGKNFTQRGHLIAHQRIHTGEKSYECQHCGKTFTQETSLTTHQCPHLRETS